One window of Deltaproteobacteria bacterium genomic DNA carries:
- a CDS encoding acyl-CoA thioesterase — protein sequence MPTPHTQHPAPYLHTIRVRYAETDQAGMAHHSSFLLWFEEGRVEYLRRLGMPYQELEAEGLHFPVREAFCRYWMPARFDEVLVIATSLDEVGGASVRFGYRITRQHDEVLVAEGHTLHACVDDSGKVKRLPVEIRALLRR from the coding sequence GTGCCAACACCTCACACCCAACACCCGGCGCCTTATCTCCACACCATCCGCGTGCGCTATGCCGAGACTGACCAAGCCGGCATGGCGCACCACTCGTCTTTCCTGCTGTGGTTTGAAGAAGGCCGCGTCGAGTATCTCCGCCGTCTGGGCATGCCTTACCAGGAGCTGGAAGCCGAAGGCCTTCATTTCCCGGTGCGCGAAGCCTTTTGTCGGTATTGGATGCCGGCGCGGTTTGACGAGGTGCTGGTGATTGCGACCTCGCTCGATGAAGTCGGCGGTGCCAGCGTGCGTTTTGGGTACCGTATCACGCGGCAACATGACGAGGTGCTAGTCGCGGAAGGCCATACTCTGCATGCCTGCGTGGATGACAGTGGAAAAGTGAAACGTCTCCCAGTAGAGATCCGAGCCCTGTTGCGTCGGTAA
- a CDS encoding M48 family metallopeptidase, translating to MATQLQLGDIAVDVRLKNIKNVHLSVYPPIGRVQISAPAHMSLDTIRVFVISKLDWIKQRQGKLRQQERETPREYLERESHYVWGKRYLLSVVERDQVPSVALLHSRMILSVRTGTDKTEKEAILARWYREQLKAVVPELIAQWEPILSVHVQRVFVQQMKTKWGGCNPRARTLRFNTELAKKPKECLAYIVLHEMAHLLEPTHNARFVALMDRFMPAWQLCRQKLNRLPVRHADWDY from the coding sequence ATGGCGACGCAGCTTCAATTGGGTGACATTGCAGTGGATGTGAGGCTGAAGAACATCAAGAACGTTCACCTCAGTGTTTACCCCCCGATAGGCCGGGTGCAGATTTCTGCGCCAGCGCACATGAGTCTCGACACGATCCGCGTGTTCGTGATTTCCAAACTCGACTGGATCAAGCAACGGCAAGGGAAGCTCCGCCAGCAGGAGCGTGAAACGCCTCGCGAGTATCTGGAGCGGGAAAGCCATTATGTATGGGGAAAGCGCTACTTGCTGAGCGTAGTCGAGCGCGATCAGGTTCCTTCGGTGGCGTTGCTACACAGCCGCATGATCCTCTCGGTGCGTACAGGAACGGACAAGACAGAGAAAGAGGCCATTCTTGCTCGGTGGTATCGGGAACAGCTCAAAGCGGTTGTGCCTGAGCTGATCGCGCAATGGGAGCCGATTCTTAGTGTTCACGTGCAGCGGGTCTTTGTCCAGCAGATGAAAACCAAATGGGGGGGATGCAATCCGCGCGCGCGCACGCTTCGCTTCAACACGGAACTGGCAAAGAAGCCGAAGGAGTGTCTCGCCTACATCGTCCTGCATGAAATGGCCCATCTGCTCGAGCCGACACACAACGCGCGCTTCGTCGCGCTGATGGATCGATTCATGCCGGCGTGGCAGTTATGCCGGCAGAAGCTGAATCGCCTCCCTGTCCGTCACGCGGATTGGGATTACTGA
- a CDS encoding HsdR family type I site-specific deoxyribonuclease: MSNSQVSPFTSAFRNERVTQNRVIALFRDELRYRYLGDWTDRDGNSNLEEGLLTAWLTKRGSTRAQIGVALHKLRTEADNHSRTLYGNNQAVYNLLRYGVPVKTEAGQVTETVHVIDWQKPEKNDFAIAEEVTLKGNHERRPDLVLYVNGIAVGVLELKNSRVSIGDGIRQSLSNQQPGFNQWFFTTVQFVFAGNDSEGLQYGAIGTPEKYFLKWKEDEADNSRFKLDKYLLRMCRKDRLIELMHDFVLFDGGVKKLPRVHQYFGVKAAQVHARRKKGGIIWHTQGSGKSIVMVLLAKWILENNPHARVAIVTDRDELDKQIEGVFTGVGEAIYRTNSGRDLMSQLGQAKPRLLCSLVHKFGRKDVDDFDAFIKELESQPSPTVGEVFVFVDECHRTQSGKLHRVMKAMMPNAVFIGFTGTPLLKKDVQTSLEVFGGYIHTYKFSEGVEDGVVLDLVYEARDIDQRLGSEDKIDAWFEAKTKGLNDWQKDELKKQWGTLQHVLSSKSRMERVVNDIVFDFSVKPRLSSERGNAILVASSIYEACKYFTLFQKTPFKGKCAIVTSYNPLTKDVTLEETGANTETDKQFLYHTYTELLKDIDAKPGMTKTETYEERAKALFTKEPANMKLLVVVDKLLTGFDAPPCTYLYIDKSMQDHGLFQAICRTNRLDGEDKDFGYIVDYKDLFKKVENAIAVYTSELDHSAGGTDPDVLLQDRLKKGRERLDNAIEALALLCEPVEPPKGELEHIHYFCGNTEMPSDLQEREPQRAALYKATVALVRSYANLADELERAGYAEADIARLKKQLNHYLNVREIIRKASGETLDLKAYEADMRHLIDTYIEADEPRKISPFDNLSLLELIVKTGIAKAIASQLGGLKGNKNAIAETIENNVRSKIVKEHLNDPAYYEKMSALLDEIIAARKAKAIAYEEYLKRIAELAKKVEAGTGDDTPEKLDTPGKRAIYNNLSLGASSGTTGRIAEPIVPYGSEAVELALRIDAAVKRSRPDGWRGIQAREQTIKKALYDVLQDVAEVERLFLVIKVQGEY, translated from the coding sequence ATGAGCAATTCTCAAGTATCCCCTTTCACCTCTGCATTTCGGAATGAGCGTGTGACGCAGAACCGCGTCATCGCCTTGTTTCGCGATGAGCTGCGCTACCGCTACCTCGGCGACTGGACCGACCGCGACGGCAATAGCAACCTTGAGGAAGGGCTGCTCACCGCGTGGCTGACGAAGAGGGGCTCCACACGAGCGCAGATCGGCGTGGCCCTGCACAAGCTGCGCACCGAGGCGGACAACCACAGCCGCACGCTCTACGGCAACAACCAGGCCGTCTACAACCTGCTGCGTTACGGCGTGCCGGTGAAGACCGAGGCAGGCCAAGTCACGGAGACCGTCCACGTCATCGACTGGCAGAAGCCCGAGAAGAACGACTTCGCCATCGCCGAAGAGGTGACGCTCAAGGGCAACCACGAACGGCGGCCCGACCTCGTGCTGTATGTGAATGGCATCGCCGTCGGCGTGCTGGAGCTGAAGAACAGCCGTGTCTCCATCGGCGACGGCATTCGCCAAAGTCTTTCCAACCAGCAGCCGGGGTTCAATCAGTGGTTTTTCACTACCGTGCAGTTCGTCTTCGCCGGTAACGACTCGGAAGGCTTGCAATACGGTGCCATCGGCACGCCGGAGAAGTACTTCCTGAAGTGGAAGGAGGACGAGGCCGACAACAGCCGCTTCAAGCTGGACAAGTACCTGCTCAGGATGTGCCGCAAGGACCGGCTCATCGAACTGATGCACGACTTCGTGCTCTTCGACGGCGGCGTGAAGAAGCTGCCGCGCGTGCACCAGTATTTCGGCGTCAAGGCCGCGCAAGTGCATGCCCGCCGGAAGAAGGGCGGCATCATCTGGCACACCCAGGGCAGCGGTAAGAGCATCGTCATGGTGCTGCTCGCCAAGTGGATTCTAGAGAACAACCCTCACGCCCGCGTCGCCATCGTCACCGACCGCGACGAGCTGGACAAGCAAATCGAGGGTGTTTTCACCGGCGTGGGCGAAGCTATCTATCGCACCAATAGTGGCCGCGACTTGATGAGCCAGCTCGGTCAAGCCAAGCCGCGCTTGCTCTGCTCGCTGGTGCACAAGTTCGGCCGCAAGGACGTGGACGACTTCGACGCCTTCATCAAGGAGTTGGAATCCCAGCCCAGCCCCACAGTGGGCGAGGTGTTCGTGTTCGTGGACGAATGCCACCGCACACAAAGCGGCAAGCTGCACCGGGTGATGAAGGCGATGATGCCCAACGCGGTGTTCATCGGCTTCACCGGCACGCCCCTGCTCAAGAAGGACGTGCAGACCAGCCTGGAAGTGTTCGGTGGCTACATTCACACCTACAAGTTTAGCGAGGGGGTCGAGGACGGGGTGGTGCTCGACCTCGTCTACGAAGCGCGGGACATTGACCAGCGGCTCGGCTCCGAGGACAAGATCGACGCCTGGTTCGAGGCCAAGACCAAGGGGCTGAACGACTGGCAGAAGGACGAGCTGAAGAAGCAATGGGGCACGCTGCAGCACGTGCTCAGCTCCAAGTCACGCATGGAGCGGGTGGTGAACGACATCGTCTTCGACTTCAGCGTCAAGCCGCGTCTTTCGAGCGAACGCGGCAACGCTATCCTCGTGGCTTCCAGCATCTACGAGGCGTGCAAGTATTTCACCCTGTTCCAGAAGACCCCGTTCAAGGGCAAGTGCGCGATAGTGACGTCCTACAACCCGCTGACGAAGGACGTGACCCTGGAGGAAACCGGGGCCAACACCGAGACCGACAAGCAGTTCCTCTACCACACTTACACCGAGCTGCTGAAGGACATCGACGCCAAGCCGGGCATGACCAAAACCGAGACCTACGAGGAGCGAGCCAAGGCCCTGTTCACCAAAGAGCCGGCGAATATGAAGCTGCTCGTTGTCGTGGACAAGCTGCTCACCGGTTTTGACGCGCCCCCCTGCACCTACTTGTACATCGACAAGTCCATGCAGGACCACGGTTTGTTCCAGGCCATCTGCCGCACCAACCGGCTCGACGGCGAGGACAAAGACTTCGGCTATATCGTGGACTACAAGGATCTGTTCAAGAAGGTCGAGAACGCCATTGCCGTCTACACCTCCGAACTGGATCACAGCGCTGGTGGGACCGATCCCGACGTGCTGCTGCAAGATCGCCTGAAGAAAGGTAGGGAGCGCCTCGACAATGCCATCGAAGCGCTCGCCTTGCTGTGCGAGCCGGTGGAGCCGCCCAAAGGCGAGTTGGAGCACATCCATTATTTTTGCGGCAACACCGAGATGCCGTCAGACCTGCAGGAGCGGGAACCGCAACGGGCCGCGCTCTACAAGGCAACCGTCGCCCTGGTGCGCTCCTATGCCAACCTCGCCGACGAACTAGAGCGTGCCGGTTACGCTGAAGCGGACATCGCGCGCCTCAAGAAGCAGCTCAACCATTACCTGAACGTGCGTGAGATTATCCGCAAGGCCAGCGGCGAGACACTCGACCTCAAAGCCTACGAGGCCGATATGCGGCACCTCATCGACACCTACATCGAGGCCGACGAGCCACGGAAGATCTCGCCCTTCGACAACCTGAGCCTACTGGAGCTGATCGTGAAGACCGGCATCGCGAAGGCAATCGCCAGCCAGCTCGGTGGCCTGAAGGGCAACAAGAACGCCATTGCCGAAACCATCGAGAACAACGTCCGCAGCAAAATCGTCAAGGAGCACCTGAACGACCCGGCTTATTACGAGAAGATGTCTGCCCTGCTGGACGAAATCATCGCGGCGCGCAAGGCCAAGGCCATCGCATACGAGGAATACCTGAAGCGCATCGCGGAACTGGCGAAGAAGGTCGAGGCCGGCACAGGGGACGATACGCCCGAGAAGCTCGATACGCCGGGGAAGCGGGCGATCTACAACAACCTGAGCCTGGGAGCGTCCTCCGGCACCACGGGTCGTATTGCCGAGCCTATCGTTCCCTATGGGTCCGAGGCTGTGGAGCTGGCCCTCAGAATCGACGCAGCCGTCAAGAGATCGCGTCCAGACGGCTGGCGCGGAATCCAGGCCCGCGAGCAGACCATTAAAAAAGCGCTCTATGACGTTTTGCAAGATGTCGCCGAGGTGGAACGCCTCTTCCTCGTCATCAAGGTACAGGGCGAATACTGA
- a CDS encoding restriction endonuclease subunit S, whose product MIQTPPGYKQTEIGVVPSDWDVSTIGAIATTSSGTTPARSMSERYFRNGNIPWVKTLDLNNSEIRSTDEQVTQAAFSETSLHLYPAGSVLVAMYGGYNQIGRTGLLTISATVNQALTAIRPDPRKLNSGYLLRVLNYRIDYWKSVASSSRKDPNITGKDIAEFPLAVPPIAEQSAIAEVLSDADALIESLEQLLAKKRQIKQGTMQELLTGKKRLPGFGGEWEVKRLGEILSRLANGAVYKATNSLGLPITRIETIADGTIDYSRTGRAEVSAELESYKLVSGDILFSHINSLDHIGKVAQFLGEQDLYHGMNLLLIRVNEYADSRFLYFWFTSTPARQKARNLARQAVSQASINTTELKALEILLPPLPEQTAIATILSDMDAEIAALEAKLTKARNIKQGMMQELLTGRIRLVESGKLKVESDR is encoded by the coding sequence GTGATTCAGACACCGCCCGGCTACAAGCAGACTGAGATTGGCGTAGTCCCGAGCGATTGGGATGTCTCGACGATTGGGGCGATTGCGACTACTTCATCGGGGACGACACCTGCGCGCTCCATGTCGGAGCGGTATTTCCGAAACGGGAACATTCCTTGGGTGAAGACGCTCGACCTAAACAACTCAGAAATCCGGTCAACCGACGAGCAGGTGACTCAAGCTGCCTTTTCTGAAACCAGCCTGCATCTCTACCCGGCGGGATCGGTGCTCGTGGCGATGTACGGTGGCTACAACCAGATCGGGCGCACAGGACTCCTCACCATTTCTGCCACTGTCAATCAAGCTTTGACTGCGATACGCCCTGATCCGCGAAAGCTGAACTCAGGATATCTGCTTCGAGTGCTCAACTATCGGATCGACTACTGGAAATCAGTAGCAAGCAGCAGCCGGAAGGACCCGAACATTACAGGGAAGGACATCGCCGAGTTTCCGCTCGCTGTTCCGCCCATTGCCGAACAATCTGCCATTGCCGAGGTGTTGAGCGATGCGGATGCCCTCATCGAATCCCTGGAGCAACTCCTCGCCAAGAAGCGCCAGATCAAACAAGGCACCATGCAGGAACTGCTCACCGGCAAGAAGCGCCTGCCGGGCTTCGGCGGGGAGTGGGAGGTGAAGCGGTTGGGGGAGATACTCTCCCGATTGGCAAATGGTGCAGTTTACAAAGCGACCAATTCGCTTGGGCTACCGATAACAAGAATTGAAACGATAGCGGATGGGACGATTGACTATTCCAGAACCGGACGTGCCGAGGTGAGCGCCGAACTGGAGAGCTACAAACTAGTATCCGGCGACATACTCTTCAGCCATATTAACAGTCTCGACCATATCGGCAAAGTTGCTCAGTTTCTTGGCGAGCAGGACCTCTATCACGGCATGAACCTGCTCTTGATCCGAGTGAATGAATACGCAGACAGCCGATTCCTATATTTCTGGTTTACGTCCACCCCAGCGAGGCAAAAGGCTCGCAATCTGGCCAGACAGGCCGTCAGCCAGGCGAGCATCAATACTACAGAACTGAAGGCACTAGAAATATTACTGCCCCCACTTCCCGAACAAACTGCCATCGCTACCATCCTGTCCGACATGGACGCGGAGATCGCCGCGCTGGAAGCCAAGCTGACCAAAGCCCGGAACATCAAGCAGGGCATGATGCAGGAACTGCTGACGGGAAGGATAAGATTAGTGGAGAGTGGAAAGTTGAAAGTGGAGAGTGACAGATGA
- a CDS encoding GxxExxY protein, with translation MEKLKYAEITEKIIGAAFEVHKFLGNGFQEVIYQRALAYEMGRAGLSFVREIEQEIFYKDLPEPIGTRRADFVVEGKVLVELKALTQIQDVHWAQVLNYLSAYRLEVGLLLNFGTKSLTFKRLVR, from the coding sequence ATGGAGAAGCTGAAGTATGCGGAGATTACCGAAAAGATCATCGGTGCCGCCTTTGAGGTGCATAAGTTCCTCGGCAACGGCTTCCAGGAGGTGATCTATCAGCGCGCGCTGGCCTACGAGATGGGCCGAGCTGGGTTATCGTTTGTTCGCGAGATCGAGCAGGAGATCTTCTACAAAGATCTGCCTGAACCGATTGGCACTCGCAGAGCGGATTTTGTCGTGGAAGGCAAGGTGTTGGTTGAACTGAAAGCGCTCACGCAGATTCAAGATGTGCACTGGGCTCAGGTACTGAACTACCTGAGCGCCTATCGTCTTGAGGTCGGCCTGCTGCTCAACTTTGGCACCAAGAGCCTGACCTTCAAGAGACTGGTGCGATGA
- a CDS encoding type I restriction-modification system subunit M, whose translation MALKKSELYSSLWSSCDELRGGMDASQYKDYVLVLLFIKYVSDKYTGQPFAPIAIPPGASFKDMVAFKGKPDIGDQINKKIVAPLANANKLSDMPDFNDATKLGSGKEMVDRLTNLIAIFENKALDFSKNRAEGDDILGDAYEYLMRHFATESGKSKGQFYTPAEVSRIMAQISGIRNAKTNAATTVYDPTCGSGSLLLKVGDEAGTAVTLYGQEKDAATRGLAYMNMVLHNNAGALIEQGNTLADPKFTDGDTLKTFDYVVANPPFSDKRWSTGLDPLHDPFERFKPFGTPPARQGDYAYLLHIVRSLKSTGKGACILPHGVLFRSNAEADIRRALVRKGYIKGIIGLPANLFYGTGIPACIVVIDKEDAQARKGIFMIDASGGFMKDGPKNRLRSMDIHKIVDVFNRQLEVPKYARMVPFAEIEQNDFNLNLPRYIDSQTREDLQDIAGHLQGGIPAADVDALEKYWSVLPGLKSTLFHPIRPNYSQLSILHSQLKQTIYEYPEFTTFIAGMNAHFAAWRQTNVATLKALPAGCHPKMVIAALAEGLLAHYAGKPLIDPYDIYQHLMDYWAMTMQDDCYLIAADGWKAETTRIIEKDKKGKEKDKGWTCDLIPKALIVARYFAKEQEAIERLTAELESITARLTEMEEEHGGEDGAFAELDKVNRASIAQRLKELQGESKTVFSSSFPRRRESSTSNNNLDARFHGHDGAVAMVAESAAPYGDDSTAEMEVLLTWVKLNNEEADLKKRLKEAESALDAHAYAKYPKLTESEIKTLVVDDKWMAALDAAIHGEMDRVSQQLTQRVKELAERYETPLPQAASRVAELEQKVSAHLRRMGFAVCITETTG comes from the coding sequence ATGGCCCTGAAGAAATCCGAACTCTATTCCTCCCTCTGGTCGAGCTGCGATGAGCTGCGCGGCGGCATGGACGCCAGCCAGTACAAAGACTACGTCCTGGTCTTGCTGTTCATCAAATACGTCAGCGATAAATACACTGGTCAGCCGTTCGCTCCTATCGCGATCCCGCCGGGTGCCAGCTTCAAGGACATGGTCGCCTTCAAGGGCAAGCCGGACATCGGCGACCAGATCAACAAGAAGATCGTCGCTCCGCTGGCCAACGCCAACAAGCTGTCCGACATGCCGGACTTCAACGACGCCACCAAGCTCGGTAGCGGCAAGGAGATGGTGGACCGGCTTACCAACCTCATCGCCATCTTCGAGAACAAGGCGCTCGACTTCTCCAAGAACCGCGCCGAGGGTGACGACATCCTGGGCGACGCCTACGAATACCTGATGCGGCACTTCGCCACCGAGAGCGGCAAGAGCAAAGGCCAGTTCTACACCCCTGCCGAGGTCAGCCGCATCATGGCGCAGATCAGCGGCATCCGTAACGCGAAGACCAATGCCGCCACCACCGTCTACGACCCGACCTGCGGTTCCGGTTCGCTGCTCCTGAAAGTCGGCGACGAGGCTGGAACCGCCGTCACGCTCTACGGGCAGGAGAAAGACGCCGCCACCCGCGGACTCGCGTACATGAACATGGTCCTCCACAACAACGCGGGTGCGCTCATTGAGCAGGGCAACACGCTGGCCGATCCCAAGTTCACGGACGGCGACACCCTCAAGACCTTCGACTACGTCGTCGCCAATCCGCCCTTTTCTGACAAACGCTGGAGCACCGGCCTCGATCCACTGCACGACCCTTTCGAGCGCTTCAAGCCCTTCGGCACGCCGCCCGCCCGGCAGGGCGACTACGCCTATCTGCTGCACATCGTCCGCTCCCTCAAGAGCACCGGGAAGGGTGCGTGCATTCTGCCGCACGGGGTGCTGTTCCGCAGCAATGCCGAGGCCGACATACGCCGCGCCCTGGTGCGCAAGGGCTACATCAAGGGCATCATCGGCCTGCCCGCCAACCTCTTTTACGGCACCGGTATCCCCGCCTGCATCGTGGTCATCGACAAGGAAGACGCCCAGGCCCGCAAGGGCATCTTCATGATCGACGCCAGCGGCGGCTTCATGAAGGACGGCCCCAAGAACCGCCTGCGCAGCATGGACATCCATAAGATTGTGGACGTCTTCAACCGGCAGCTGGAGGTTCCGAAATACGCGCGCATGGTCCCTTTCGCGGAGATCGAGCAGAACGATTTCAACCTCAACCTGCCGCGCTACATCGACAGCCAGACACGAGAGGACCTGCAGGACATCGCCGGCCACCTGCAGGGCGGCATTCCCGCCGCCGATGTCGATGCGTTGGAAAAATATTGGTCTGTTCTGCCCGGACTCAAATCCACGCTCTTCCATCCGATCCGCCCTAACTACTCTCAATTATCCATTCTCCATTCTCAATTAAAACAAACTATCTACGAGTACCCCGAGTTCACGACCTTCATCGCCGGCATGAACGCCCACTTCGCCGCGTGGCGGCAGACGAATGTCGCCACACTCAAGGCATTGCCGGCTGGCTGCCATCCCAAGATGGTCATCGCGGCGCTGGCCGAGGGCTTACTCGCCCACTACGCCGGCAAGCCGCTCATCGACCCCTACGACATCTACCAGCACCTGATGGACTACTGGGCGATGACAATGCAGGACGACTGCTACCTGATCGCCGCCGACGGCTGGAAGGCCGAAACCACCCGCATTATCGAGAAGGACAAGAAGGGCAAAGAGAAAGACAAGGGCTGGACCTGCGACCTGATTCCCAAGGCCCTCATCGTCGCCCGCTACTTCGCCAAAGAGCAGGAGGCTATCGAACGACTTACCGCCGAGCTGGAAAGCATCACCGCCCGCCTCACCGAGATGGAGGAAGAGCACGGCGGCGAGGATGGGGCGTTTGCCGAACTCGACAAGGTGAATAGGGCTTCAATCGCGCAACGACTGAAGGAACTGCAAGGGGAAAGCAAGACGGTATTTTCATCGTCATTCCCGCGCAGGCGGGAATCCAGTACCTCCAACAATAATCTGGATGCCCGTTTTCACGGGCATGACGGGGCGGTCGCGATGGTAGCGGAGTCCGCTGCCCCCTACGGCGATGACAGCACCGCCGAAATGGAAGTGCTGCTCACCTGGGTGAAGCTCAACAATGAAGAGGCCGACCTCAAGAAACGCCTGAAGGAGGCCGAGTCCGCGCTCGACGCTCACGCCTACGCTAAGTATCCGAAGCTCACCGAGTCCGAGATCAAGACGCTGGTGGTGGACGACAAATGGATGGCTGCGCTCGACGCCGCCATCCACGGCGAGATGGACCGCGTGAGCCAGCAGCTCACCCAGCGCGTCAAGGAACTGGCCGAACGCTACGAGACCCCGTTACCGCAGGCTGCGAGTCGGGTGGCGGAATTGGAGCAGAAGGTGAGCGCACATCTGCGACGGATGGGTTTCGCTGTCTGCATCACAGAGACCACGGGTTGA
- a CDS encoding enoyl-CoA hydratase/isomerase family protein has product MAYDFVIYEKKDHLATITMNRPEVMNSVHPPATVELSQIWDDAIADENVWVIILTGAGERAFSAGNDLKYTAAKGMPTGPRPKGGFGGLTDRTDIWKPTIAAVNGFALGGGFEMALSCDIIIAAEHARFGLPEPRVGLAAMAGGVHRLPRQIPLKIAMGYMLTGKHMTAQEALRLGIANEVVPLKDLITTAERWAGEILECAPLSIKATKQASMMGLGIPLDQALAGSYSALGEMMRSADVKEGPLAFAEKRKPNWKGK; this is encoded by the coding sequence ATGGCATACGACTTCGTTATCTACGAAAAGAAAGATCACCTCGCTACGATCACTATGAACCGTCCCGAAGTGATGAACTCCGTGCATCCACCTGCCACGGTCGAATTATCGCAGATTTGGGACGATGCGATCGCCGACGAAAATGTGTGGGTGATTATTTTGACCGGCGCTGGCGAAAGAGCGTTTTCCGCTGGCAACGATCTCAAATACACGGCGGCAAAAGGGATGCCGACCGGCCCGCGCCCGAAAGGCGGATTCGGTGGCCTGACCGACCGCACCGATATCTGGAAACCGACCATCGCTGCCGTTAACGGCTTCGCTTTAGGCGGTGGGTTCGAGATGGCGCTCTCCTGTGACATCATTATTGCCGCCGAGCATGCGCGTTTCGGTTTGCCGGAGCCACGTGTAGGGCTGGCTGCTATGGCTGGTGGCGTTCACCGCCTGCCGCGTCAGATTCCCCTCAAGATCGCCATGGGCTACATGCTGACCGGCAAACATATGACAGCGCAGGAGGCACTGCGGCTGGGTATCGCCAACGAAGTGGTGCCGCTCAAAGATCTCATAACGACCGCCGAACGTTGGGCGGGGGAAATCCTCGAATGCGCGCCCTTGTCGATCAAGGCCACCAAACAGGCATCCATGATGGGGCTGGGGATACCTCTCGATCAGGCGCTGGCTGGATCATATTCGGCGCTTGGCGAAATGATGCGTTCCGCCGACGTGAAAGAAGGTCCGCTCGCATTCGCGGAAAAGCGCAAGCCGAACTGGAAAGGGAAGTAG
- a CDS encoding SDR family oxidoreductase produces the protein MLEHLSPLTDQVALVTGASRGIGQATALRLARAGAALVLAARTEQPLQAVAAHIRSLGREALVVPTDVTDPRQLAALVTTAQQHFGRIDLLVNNAGGGSPRTLIHKARIEEWEWTLRVNLWATMTLTKLVLPTMIERRAGTIVNIGSVAGIAGKAGEAAYAAAKFGVRGFTQALFEEVREHGIKVAVICPGYVDTDLLPPNRRVDRGKMLAPEDVAEAVYNVATSSPRSCPLEILLQPQHNPFRT, from the coding sequence ATGTTGGAGCATCTGAGTCCCCTCACTGATCAAGTTGCCCTGGTCACTGGAGCCAGTCGCGGCATTGGCCAAGCCACGGCCCTACGGCTGGCACGAGCCGGGGCGGCACTAGTGCTCGCCGCTAGAACCGAGCAACCTCTGCAAGCAGTCGCGGCACACATCCGTTCCTTGGGGCGAGAGGCGCTCGTCGTGCCTACTGACGTTACCGATCCCCGCCAGCTTGCAGCTTTGGTCACGACGGCACAACAGCATTTCGGTCGTATCGACCTGCTGGTAAATAACGCGGGAGGCGGGTCGCCACGCACGTTGATCCACAAAGCGCGCATTGAGGAATGGGAATGGACGCTCCGCGTCAATCTCTGGGCGACCATGACGCTGACCAAACTCGTCCTTCCGACCATGATCGAGCGTCGCGCCGGGACCATCGTCAATATCGGTTCCGTAGCGGGGATCGCCGGCAAGGCTGGCGAGGCCGCCTACGCAGCGGCAAAATTCGGCGTACGCGGGTTCACCCAAGCGCTGTTTGAAGAAGTGCGAGAGCATGGCATCAAGGTCGCCGTGATCTGTCCCGGATATGTGGACACCGATCTCCTTCCTCCCAACCGCCGCGTCGACCGTGGCAAAATGCTCGCGCCGGAAGATGTCGCCGAGGCGGTGTATAATGTGGCGACCTCGTCACCGCGCAGTTGCCCGCTAGAAATTCTTCTGCAGCCGCAGCACAATCCCTTCAGAACGTAA
- a CDS encoding SDR family oxidoreductase: protein MDLTGKVALVTGGAKRVGKAIVLALAQRGCKLVVHYHTSAAAAEATVQELRTAGCEAIGLQADLTQEEEVDRLIEAAVAHFGRVDILVNNAAVFFRTPVDTVTIDEWDLTLETNLTATFMCSQKLGLKMRAWGWGHIINMADVAGQRPWTDYIAYSVSKACVITLTQGLAMELAPEVMVNAIVPGPVLFQDDTPEEVREREIQKTLLKRAGTPEEVADMVVFVAESDYSTGALFHVDGGRALT, encoded by the coding sequence ATGGATCTCACCGGCAAAGTCGCTCTCGTCACTGGCGGTGCCAAGCGCGTCGGCAAAGCCATCGTCCTCGCCCTCGCGCAACGAGGCTGCAAACTCGTCGTGCATTACCACACGTCCGCCGCCGCAGCGGAGGCAACCGTCCAGGAATTGCGCACAGCCGGCTGCGAAGCCATCGGTCTACAGGCCGACCTGACGCAAGAAGAGGAAGTGGACCGTCTGATCGAAGCCGCAGTGGCACATTTCGGGCGCGTCGATATCCTCGTGAACAATGCCGCCGTCTTTTTCCGTACGCCGGTCGACACCGTAACGATCGACGAATGGGACCTGACGCTCGAAACCAATCTCACCGCCACATTCATGTGCAGCCAAAAGCTGGGACTCAAAATGCGCGCATGGGGCTGGGGGCATATCATCAACATGGCGGATGTCGCCGGACAACGGCCGTGGACGGATTATATCGCCTATTCGGTCTCGAAGGCTTGCGTCATCACCCTGACACAAGGACTGGCCATGGAACTGGCCCCAGAAGTGATGGTGAATGCGATTGTTCCGGGACCGGTGCTCTTTCAAGACGATACGCCGGAGGAGGTTCGCGAGCGCGAGATTCAGAAAACGCTCTTGAAACGCGCAGGCACGCCGGAAGAAGTGGCCGACATGGTGGTGTTCGTCGCGGAGTCGGACTACAGCACCGGAGCATTGTTCCATGTGGACGGCGGCAGAGCCCTCACCTAA